A stretch of the Oenococcus sp. UCMA 16435 genome encodes the following:
- a CDS encoding C40 family peptidase, which produces MQFRNYFTNENKWLFSPNTSIGEVSQFFPDMRTFQFQGRFVSDELIETIRSRERRFSTVESALDELTNLLSKKMLDEKKWRHSRDQYSGNDALFALNIGIIPFENDDGSRGRNLSYTFQVFRNQSIIDLVKHGKWLDDQVSGFEEINYYFSRTEDLLNFRNLQTGLAGKPSDVFKLVQPYIDELNNQEVIIRRIEAEKSPSFLAVNLTTDFDNWEKSGAAQLDKVNGFDVQSKISGLFNHVSNQTVASLKHKADIFKNLQQIKKDDANSNSDQYHPVRKAQIKLPNKYMTNQPISVRRTIANALSLIGKPFAWGGDNERGFDIPGFIEYLRAISGLTAIGDKVYMQAAKLREAGKLKTRISQALPGDLLFWGQKGAEFQVAMYIGGGQYIGLKGPDSKVAIQPISGSPVAYEAIF; this is translated from the coding sequence ATGCAATTTCGTAATTATTTTACAAATGAAAACAAATGGCTTTTTTCTCCCAACACTTCAATTGGTGAAGTAAGTCAGTTTTTTCCAGATATGAGGACCTTTCAATTTCAGGGCCGCTTTGTCTCGGACGAACTGATCGAAACAATTAGGTCTCGCGAAAGACGTTTTTCGACCGTTGAATCAGCTTTAGACGAATTGACAAATTTGCTCTCTAAAAAAATGTTGGATGAAAAAAAATGGCGGCACAGTCGAGACCAATATTCTGGGAACGATGCACTTTTCGCTCTTAATATCGGCATTATTCCTTTTGAGAATGATGATGGTAGCCGAGGACGGAATTTGAGCTATACTTTTCAGGTTTTTCGTAATCAATCAATTATAGATTTGGTTAAACATGGCAAATGGCTCGATGACCAAGTCAGCGGTTTTGAGGAGATTAATTATTACTTTTCTCGAACTGAGGATTTGCTTAATTTTCGCAACTTGCAGACCGGTTTAGCTGGAAAACCGTCGGATGTTTTCAAATTGGTCCAGCCATATATCGATGAATTGAATAACCAGGAAGTAATTATCAGAAGAATCGAAGCGGAAAAATCACCAAGCTTTTTAGCGGTTAATTTAACAACTGATTTTGATAATTGGGAGAAATCTGGAGCTGCTCAACTTGATAAAGTTAATGGCTTTGATGTTCAATCAAAAATCAGTGGTTTGTTTAATCATGTTTCCAATCAGACGGTGGCCAGCTTAAAACATAAAGCTGATATTTTTAAAAATCTTCAACAAATCAAAAAAGATGATGCAAATTCCAACTCTGATCAATATCATCCTGTCCGCAAGGCCCAAATAAAGCTTCCTAATAAATATATGACTAATCAACCGATCTCAGTTAGGCGTACAATTGCTAACGCTTTATCATTGATTGGCAAACCCTTTGCTTGGGGCGGCGATAATGAAAGAGGCTTTGATATACCTGGCTTTATCGAATATTTACGGGCGATTTCTGGTTTGACAGCAATTGGCGACAAAGTTTATATGCAAGCTGCTAAATTAAGGGAAGCTGGTAAATTAAAAACGCGTATTTCACAGGCTTTGCCTGGAGACTTGCTTTTTTGGGGTCAAAAAGGGGCTGAGTTTCAGGTTGCCATGTATATTGGCGGCGGTCAATATATTGGCTTGAAAGGTCCGGACAGCAAAGTCGCGATTCAACCGATTTCCGGTTCCCCGGTTGCTTATGAGGCTATTTTTTAA
- a CDS encoding amino acid ABC transporter permease — translation MQSVIIDVNLWKFRSELISGIEVTLLISICAVVLGSIIGLFIAIMHMSKKRIINIIATTYVEILRGTPLIVQLMFVYYAVPLILQSMIAYFGPSVEINIPTIPAGIIAVAINSSAYVSEAIRAGFNSVDNGQTEAARSLGLPKKLTMRYVIIPQALKNIWPALGNEFVALIKESSIVLIIGTPDIMYQINNIRAVTFEPVAPLILSAVIYFVLTFGLTRIMKHFEGKMQHD, via the coding sequence ATGCAATCAGTAATTATAGACGTTAATCTTTGGAAATTTCGTTCCGAATTGATTTCTGGAATCGAAGTTACCTTACTCATATCTATTTGTGCTGTTGTTTTGGGATCAATTATTGGTTTATTTATTGCAATTATGCATATGTCCAAAAAAAGAATCATCAATATAATTGCGACAACCTATGTCGAGATTCTTAGAGGGACACCTTTAATAGTCCAGTTGATGTTTGTCTACTATGCCGTTCCATTGATCTTGCAGTCAATGATTGCTTATTTTGGCCCATCGGTTGAAATTAACATTCCAACGATTCCAGCAGGAATTATTGCGGTTGCCATTAACTCTTCAGCCTATGTTTCCGAAGCAATTCGAGCTGGCTTTAATTCAGTTGACAATGGACAGACCGAAGCCGCTCGTTCGCTTGGTTTACCAAAAAAATTGACCATGCGTTATGTAATCATTCCCCAAGCTTTAAAAAATATATGGCCGGCTTTAGGAAATGAATTCGTTGCTTTGATCAAGGAATCATCAATCGTATTAATTATTGGGACACCGGATATTATGTATCAGATTAACAATATCCGTGCTGTAACCTTCGAACCGGTTGCACCTTTGATTCTGTCGGCAGTTATCTATTTTGTTCTCACTTTCGGTTTGACGAGAATAATGAAGCATTTTGAAGGGAAGATGCAACATGACTAA
- a CDS encoding sigma-70 family RNA polymerase sigma factor produces MRVESALEMIKKGDQMGYLFLIEETEGFLRKIHNRYLRNVLDFDEWKSEALDVLMRSVDKYQNDFESKFTTYYFSALQHKAMDLLRKTYSKKEQNRRQHLSLEKLAVDGFDPVDHSWNQAQTKLDFEDAISQTDFHSCKQESMAVQHLFGNAELSEKIEKQTKAHSLDYRQKRLINEIYKYFYGLKNDNDTAA; encoded by the coding sequence ATGAGGGTCGAATCAGCTTTGGAAATGATTAAAAAAGGGGATCAAATGGGTTATTTATTTCTAATAGAAGAAACCGAAGGTTTCCTTAGGAAAATACATAATCGTTATTTGAGGAATGTGTTGGATTTCGACGAATGGAAAAGTGAAGCTTTAGATGTCTTGATGCGTTCAGTTGATAAATATCAAAACGATTTCGAAAGTAAATTTACCACTTATTATTTTTCGGCCTTGCAGCATAAAGCAATGGACCTTTTGAGAAAGACATATTCAAAAAAAGAACAGAATAGACGTCAGCATCTTTCGTTGGAAAAATTGGCGGTCGATGGTTTTGATCCAGTTGACCATAGTTGGAACCAGGCACAAACGAAACTGGATTTTGAAGATGCGATTAGCCAAACGGATTTTCATAGCTGCAAGCAGGAAAGCATGGCCGTTCAGCACTTATTTGGCAATGCCGAACTGTCTGAAAAAATTGAGAAACAAACCAAGGCACATTCTTTGGATTATCGGCAAAAACGTTTGATTAATGAAATCTATAAATATTTTTATGGTTTAAAAAATGACAATGACACTGCCGCTTAA
- a CDS encoding tRNA-dihydrouridine synthase family protein, with protein sequence MISKFWRSIKDASEKKEEPFFSLAPMEAVTDSVFRRVVFKAAPPDLFYTEFTNAISVTHPKAKFSVMGRLYVEKSEQRPIVQLWGNHDTDFSKAALAVKNQGFKAIDINMGCPDSTVVKNGGGSDLIRHQSSAAEVIQAAKEAGLPVSAKTRLGFSKLDEMYDWLPWLLKQDLQVLTVHLRTRKEMSKVPAHFELIDEIIKMRDQLAPETLLQINGDIKNRTEGIKLVEKHPGIDGIMIGRGIFENPYCFEAKPIIHSLNDSLDLFEMQLDLYDQYIKNVGPKRFETLRRFFKIYIRGVRDAAKYRDLLINTHSTDEARIIISELRKVNK encoded by the coding sequence ATGATAAGCAAGTTTTGGAGATCAATTAAAGATGCATCAGAAAAAAAGGAAGAACCTTTTTTTAGTCTTGCACCAATGGAAGCTGTGACAGATAGCGTATTTCGCCGGGTTGTTTTCAAAGCCGCACCACCGGATCTTTTTTACACTGAATTCACGAATGCAATTAGTGTTACCCATCCTAAAGCCAAATTCTCGGTTATGGGACGTTTATATGTTGAAAAGAGCGAACAGAGGCCGATTGTTCAGCTTTGGGGTAATCATGATACTGACTTTTCCAAAGCTGCCCTAGCTGTCAAAAATCAAGGTTTTAAAGCAATCGACATTAATATGGGTTGTCCTGATTCGACGGTGGTCAAAAATGGAGGAGGCTCTGATTTAATCCGCCATCAAAGTTCGGCCGCCGAAGTTATTCAAGCTGCCAAAGAAGCTGGATTGCCAGTTTCTGCGAAGACGCGTCTTGGTTTTTCAAAGCTTGACGAGATGTATGATTGGCTTCCTTGGCTTTTAAAGCAGGATCTTCAAGTGCTGACGGTCCATTTGCGTACACGAAAAGAGATGAGCAAAGTCCCGGCTCATTTCGAGTTGATTGATGAAATAATTAAAATGCGAGATCAACTTGCCCCGGAAACTTTATTACAAATCAATGGTGATATTAAAAATCGAACTGAGGGGATTAAATTGGTAGAGAAGCATCCCGGTATTGATGGAATTATGATTGGACGAGGAATTTTTGAAAATCCTTATTGTTTTGAAGCAAAGCCGATAATTCATTCACTTAATGATTCTTTAGATCTTTTCGAAATGCAGTTAGACCTTTATGACCAATATATCAAGAATGTTGGCCCAAAACGTTTTGAAACTTTGAGACGTTTCTTTAAAATTTATATTCGCGGTGTTCGTGATGCTGCTAAATATCGTGATCTTCTGATTAATACTCATTCAACAGACGAAGCACGAATTATTATTAGTGAATTAAGAAAGGTAAACAAATAA
- a CDS encoding gluconate permease: MSSLAAITVDPKTGFFSWLVNGFNIWPFLILILGIALLLTLILKFKINTFVTLILVSIIVAFALGMNPAGIAAAIQNGIGGTLGELVVVFGFGSMIGRLVSDSGGSYRIAKTLIAKFGRKRLQWAVAFASFIIGISLLFEVGLVVLIPIVFTIALEADVPLLYLGIPMATALSAAQGFLPPQPSPTAVSNLLGANMGMVLIYGIIVAIPAMIIAGPLFTKIAQKYVPKAFKITKHLDALGTVKEFKLEDTPSFGISILTSLMAVIFMVITTIITMVVNGGKQVYTGTIGDATWKAMTAAAQNGYLLHPTTFQKIIAFLGNPLIAMVIALLFALWSMGPLQGRSIKDVNNTLTDAIKSIANLLMVIGGGAAFKGVLTSGGISTAIAQAFAHSSMSPILFAWLVAVIIRVSVGSATVAGMTSAGIVAPIVASQTAINPAFVVLAIGAGSLAASHVNDAGFWMFKEFFDLDVKETLKTWTVLETLISVVGLLMVLLLSTIFH, from the coding sequence ATGTCATCACTTGCAGCTATTACTGTCGATCCGAAAACCGGCTTTTTTTCTTGGCTGGTCAACGGGTTCAATATTTGGCCTTTCCTGATTTTAATTTTGGGAATTGCTCTACTTTTAACTTTGATTTTAAAATTTAAAATCAATACTTTTGTTACTTTGATTCTTGTTTCAATTATTGTTGCTTTCGCTTTGGGAATGAATCCGGCCGGAATTGCTGCGGCAATTCAAAATGGAATTGGTGGTACTTTAGGCGAATTGGTTGTTGTCTTTGGCTTTGGTTCTATGATCGGCCGTTTGGTTTCCGATTCTGGTGGTTCTTATCGGATTGCCAAAACTCTGATTGCCAAATTTGGACGAAAAAGACTTCAGTGGGCAGTTGCCTTTGCCTCCTTTATTATTGGAATTTCTTTATTGTTTGAAGTTGGATTGGTTGTTTTGATTCCAATCGTCTTTACGATTGCTCTTGAAGCTGATGTTCCTTTGCTTTATTTAGGTATTCCAATGGCAACTGCCTTGTCGGCCGCACAAGGTTTTCTGCCTCCACAGCCATCACCCACGGCTGTCAGCAATCTTCTCGGAGCTAATATGGGGATGGTTCTGATTTACGGAATTATCGTGGCCATTCCAGCGATGATTATTGCTGGACCCTTATTTACAAAAATAGCCCAAAAATATGTTCCGAAAGCCTTTAAAATTACTAAGCATCTTGATGCTCTAGGAACGGTTAAGGAATTTAAATTAGAAGATACGCCGTCATTTGGAATTTCTATTTTGACTTCGTTGATGGCAGTTATCTTTATGGTTATTACGACCATTATTACAATGGTTGTTAATGGCGGAAAACAGGTTTATACCGGTACGATTGGTGATGCAACCTGGAAAGCGATGACAGCCGCAGCTCAAAACGGCTACCTGCTTCATCCAACAACTTTTCAGAAAATCATTGCTTTTCTTGGCAATCCTTTGATTGCTATGGTAATTGCTTTATTGTTCGCTCTTTGGTCAATGGGACCGCTTCAAGGCCGCTCTATTAAAGATGTCAATAATACATTAACTGATGCGATCAAATCTATTGCGAATCTGCTAATGGTTATCGGAGGTGGGGCCGCCTTTAAAGGCGTTTTGACTTCTGGCGGGATTTCAACCGCAATTGCTCAAGCTTTTGCCCACTCGTCAATGTCGCCGATTTTGTTTGCTTGGCTGGTTGCTGTGATTATTCGTGTTTCGGTTGGTTCAGCGACAGTTGCCGGAATGACTTCGGCTGGTATTGTTGCCCCGATTGTAGCTTCGCAAACGGCCATTAATCCAGCATTTGTTGTTTTGGCTATTGGTGCCGGTTCGTTAGCAGCGAGCCATGTTAACGACGCCGGTTTCTGGATGTTTAAGGAATTCTTTGATTTGGATGTTAAAGAGACTTTGAAAACTTGGACCGTATTGGAGACTTTGATCTCTGTGGTCGGATTATTGATGGTTCTATTGCTGTCAACGATTTTTCATTAA
- a CDS encoding transporter substrate-binding domain-containing protein, which produces MKKLISKFFSGLVSAIAVIAIFAITGNQVQAAGNKQDVLYSKIKARGKLIVGTSADFPPYEFLVSKDGKQTPVGADMSLAKKIAKNLGVKLQIKNMSFDSLLVAQKAGKVDILIAGMGSTPERKKEVDFSIPYYTAKETLVIRSNEAKKIKSYKDLSGLKVGVQTAARQKDLVKKSLAKLGKKKAQFDQMQSTNDLVLALKTNKIDAIALSGGVGQAYANSVSGLKYVYADYPKGVQDEEGMSVVIPKNQKTLKTKINNIVKKLNKTKTFASWIKKAGTQLKKAK; this is translated from the coding sequence ATGAAAAAATTGATAAGTAAGTTTTTTAGTGGTTTAGTGTCGGCGATTGCAGTAATTGCTATTTTCGCGATAACCGGAAATCAGGTTCAAGCAGCGGGAAATAAGCAGGATGTGCTGTACTCGAAGATTAAAGCCCGAGGAAAGTTAATTGTTGGTACATCTGCTGATTTCCCGCCGTATGAATTCTTGGTTTCAAAAGATGGAAAACAGACTCCGGTTGGAGCCGACATGTCCTTGGCCAAAAAAATAGCCAAAAATCTTGGAGTAAAACTTCAAATTAAAAACATGTCTTTCGATTCATTATTGGTTGCCCAAAAGGCCGGCAAGGTCGATATATTGATTGCCGGAATGGGTTCGACGCCGGAGCGTAAAAAAGAGGTCGATTTTTCGATTCCTTATTATACGGCCAAAGAAACTCTTGTAATTCGGTCCAACGAAGCCAAAAAAATCAAGTCTTATAAAGATTTGAGTGGTTTAAAAGTTGGTGTTCAAACCGCTGCTCGGCAAAAGGACTTAGTTAAAAAGTCATTGGCAAAATTAGGTAAGAAAAAGGCTCAATTCGATCAAATGCAGTCAACCAACGACTTGGTTTTGGCTTTAAAAACCAACAAAATTGACGCAATTGCTCTTTCGGGTGGTGTTGGACAAGCTTATGCTAATAGTGTTTCTGGATTGAAATATGTATACGCGGACTATCCAAAAGGTGTTCAAGATGAAGAAGGAATGTCAGTTGTTATTCCAAAAAATCAAAAAACCTTAAAAACAAAAATTAACAACATTGTAAAAAAATTGAACAAAACAAAGACGTTTGCATCTTGGATTAAAAAAGCAGGAACGCAGCTTAAAAAGGCTAAATAA
- a CDS encoding amino acid ABC transporter ATP-binding protein, whose protein sequence is MTKKKNEDIIIELKGLTKKFDNNIVLDHIDAKINRSEVITLIGPSGTGKSTLIRDLNMLDTPTSGSVIVEGQDITKIKDKQLDSVREKMGMVFQSFNLFPHLNVEQNISLAPTKLGKWKESEAHEKTESLLEKVGLTEKIAAFPKSLSGGQAQRVAIARSLAMNPDVMLFDEPTSALDPEMVGEVLKVMQNLAAEGMTMVVVTHEMGFAKNVADRVWFLDKGKIAEDAKPEQFFAHPNNPRAQEFLGKLLEVNV, encoded by the coding sequence ATGACTAAAAAAAAGAATGAAGACATCATAATTGAATTAAAAGGGCTAACAAAAAAATTCGATAATAATATCGTTTTGGACCATATTGATGCCAAAATAAACCGATCAGAAGTGATCACATTGATTGGTCCTTCAGGAACTGGAAAATCAACTTTAATCAGAGACTTGAATATGCTTGACACGCCAACTTCTGGATCGGTTATAGTCGAAGGCCAGGATATTACCAAAATAAAAGACAAGCAGCTTGATTCAGTTAGAGAAAAAATGGGAATGGTTTTCCAATCTTTTAATCTTTTTCCGCACTTAAACGTCGAACAAAATATTTCCCTTGCCCCAACAAAACTAGGAAAATGGAAGGAATCTGAAGCTCATGAAAAAACGGAAAGTCTCCTGGAAAAAGTTGGTCTAACCGAAAAAATTGCTGCTTTTCCCAAATCACTCTCAGGTGGGCAGGCTCAGCGTGTTGCTATCGCAAGATCCTTGGCTATGAATCCCGATGTAATGTTGTTTGATGAACCAACCTCGGCTTTAGACCCGGAAATGGTCGGAGAAGTTCTAAAAGTTATGCAAAATTTGGCAGCTGAAGGAATGACAATGGTCGTAGTAACCCATGAAATGGGTTTTGCGAAGAACGTTGCTGATCGGGTTTGGTTTTTGGACAAAGGAAAAATTGCAGAAGACGCGAAGCCCGAACAATTCTTTGCCCATCCAAATAACCCACGAGCCCAAGAATTTTTGGGTAAATTGCTTGAAGTTAATGTTTAA
- the nusG gene encoding transcription termination/antitermination protein NusG, with the protein MAEEEPQKDWYVVHTYSGYENRVKQNLEQRRESMGMTNFIFQVIVPENEKIKTGPNGELKKVVENDFPGYVLVEMVMTDQSWYVVRNTPGVTGFLGSHGQGSKPNPVTKDEIDRIMHRMGLIERKVDDLNVKVGETVSIIGGAMNGMEGKITAIDREKQEVQVLVDMFGRETETEVPFNDIDKIY; encoded by the coding sequence ATGGCTGAAGAAGAACCACAAAAAGATTGGTATGTTGTTCATACCTATTCAGGTTATGAAAATCGAGTTAAACAAAATTTGGAACAGCGTCGTGAATCAATGGGAATGACTAATTTTATTTTTCAGGTTATCGTACCTGAAAATGAAAAAATCAAAACAGGACCCAATGGTGAATTAAAAAAAGTTGTAGAAAATGATTTCCCTGGCTATGTGCTAGTTGAAATGGTAATGACCGATCAATCCTGGTATGTTGTTCGTAATACACCTGGGGTCACTGGATTCTTGGGATCTCATGGTCAAGGTTCAAAACCGAATCCTGTCACAAAAGATGAGATTGATCGAATTATGCATCGGATGGGCTTAATCGAACGCAAAGTTGACGATCTCAATGTCAAAGTCGGTGAAACTGTCTCAATTATTGGCGGTGCAATGAATGGTATGGAAGGCAAAATTACAGCCATCGATAGAGAAAAACAAGAGGTTCAAGTACTTGTTGACATGTTTGGACGTGAAACCGAAACAGAAGTTCCATTTAATGACATCGATAAAATATATTGA
- the gntK gene encoding gluconokinase — MDYMIGVDLGTTSTKSVLFDLKGHIIASSSKGYPLYRDKPDMAEEDPVEIFEALIDSLTDVVRAGKLGNDDKILGVSFSSAMHSLIAFDKDWQPLTRVITWADGRAFKYSEQLKESGVGQEIYSKTGTPIHPMAPLSKLLWLKNEQQDIYKKAEHFLGIKEYIFHRLFKTNKMDISIASGTGLFNIFNLDWDQQALEITGLSKDQLPIPVDPYEIERGMSKEYAKVIGIPAETPFIYGAGDGPLSNLGVNAIQPGVAAVTIGTSGAIRVVTDKPKIDPKGRTFTYALDRNHWVVGGPVNNGGDVFRWARDNLFDAEKSTAALLGIDTYDLLTEIASKVPAGADGLLFHPYLGGERAPIWDANARGSFFGLTHYHTRAHMVRAVLEGIIFNIYMVALALEEVVGELKSVQATGGFAHSALWRQMLADIFEQSVTVPQEIESGALAATVVGQKALGLTDKIENISGMLGDAETYKPNPENYEAYRELTPIFIRLSRQLQTEYENIANFQREHVHIKLTEK; from the coding sequence ATGGACTACATGATTGGCGTCGACCTCGGAACAACTAGTACAAAATCGGTACTGTTTGATCTAAAGGGTCATATAATCGCCTCTTCAAGCAAGGGTTACCCGCTTTATCGTGATAAACCAGATATGGCCGAAGAAGATCCGGTTGAAATTTTTGAAGCTTTGATTGATTCTCTAACAGACGTTGTTCGTGCTGGCAAATTAGGAAATGATGACAAGATTCTTGGTGTCTCTTTTAGTTCCGCGATGCATTCACTGATTGCTTTTGATAAAGATTGGCAACCGTTAACCCGCGTGATTACTTGGGCCGATGGCCGAGCTTTTAAATATTCCGAGCAATTAAAAGAAAGTGGTGTTGGTCAAGAAATATACAGCAAGACCGGAACACCGATTCATCCGATGGCGCCTTTGAGCAAGTTGTTATGGCTTAAAAACGAACAACAGGATATTTATAAAAAGGCCGAACATTTCCTCGGCATTAAGGAATATATATTTCATCGTTTGTTTAAAACGAACAAAATGGATATTTCAATTGCTTCGGGAACCGGACTTTTCAATATTTTTAACTTGGATTGGGATCAACAGGCCCTGGAAATTACCGGACTGTCTAAAGATCAATTGCCAATCCCGGTTGATCCTTACGAAATTGAACGTGGGATGAGCAAAGAATATGCCAAGGTAATTGGCATTCCGGCTGAAACTCCATTTATTTATGGGGCTGGAGACGGGCCATTGTCAAATCTTGGCGTAAATGCTATTCAACCAGGCGTCGCTGCTGTCACAATTGGTACTTCCGGTGCCATTAGAGTTGTTACTGACAAACCAAAAATAGATCCAAAAGGACGCACTTTCACTTATGCCCTTGATCGTAATCACTGGGTTGTTGGTGGGCCGGTTAACAATGGTGGCGATGTCTTTCGTTGGGCTCGCGACAATCTTTTTGATGCCGAAAAATCAACAGCAGCTCTTTTGGGCATCGATACTTATGATCTATTGACTGAAATAGCCTCGAAAGTTCCAGCTGGTGCGGATGGTCTGCTTTTTCATCCTTATCTTGGAGGCGAAAGAGCACCAATTTGGGATGCCAATGCGCGTGGCTCTTTCTTTGGCTTGACGCATTATCATACTCGTGCGCATATGGTACGAGCGGTTCTTGAAGGAATTATTTTTAATATTTATATGGTTGCTTTAGCTTTAGAAGAAGTAGTTGGTGAGTTGAAATCGGTTCAGGCAACTGGAGGATTTGCTCATTCAGCTTTATGGCGGCAAATGCTGGCCGATATTTTCGAACAATCCGTAACTGTCCCTCAAGAGATTGAGTCTGGTGCTTTGGCAGCGACGGTTGTTGGTCAAAAAGCTTTAGGTTTAACAGATAAGATTGAAAACATATCTGGCATGCTTGGTGATGCGGAAACATACAAACCAAATCCAGAAAATTACGAGGCTTATCGTGAACTTACACCAATTTTTATTCGCCTAAGTCGTCAATTACAGACGGAATATGAAAACATTGCTAATTTCCAGCGTGAACATGTTCACATCAAACTAACGGAAAAGTAA
- the rlmB gene encoding 23S rRNA (guanosine(2251)-2'-O)-methyltransferase RlmB, with protein MKKLKVGKHVSEEIIYGVHASMEALENNQTINKLYLSKSLAKTRAQQFRQKAETLKIVIQEVDNQRLDELTDHGNHQGIALSIAAYEYVSLDNILNGIKGHDPFLVILDEIEDPHNLGSILRTADATGVDGIIIPKRRAVQLTQVVAKTSTGAIEHVPVARVVNINNTIDKLKKQNFWIFGTDVEGEDYTNWNANGPVAIVIGNEGKGISIQTKKKVDQMLTIPMSGHVQSLNASVAAALLIYQGFNSRRLKNK; from the coding sequence TTGAAAAAGTTGAAAGTGGGCAAACACGTGAGTGAGGAAATAATATACGGAGTTCATGCTTCAATGGAAGCTCTGGAAAATAATCAAACAATTAACAAGCTTTATTTAAGCAAGTCGTTGGCAAAAACCCGGGCTCAGCAATTCAGGCAAAAAGCCGAAACTCTTAAAATTGTTATTCAGGAAGTCGATAATCAGCGGCTCGATGAGTTAACGGACCATGGTAATCATCAAGGAATTGCTCTTTCGATTGCTGCTTATGAATATGTCTCGCTTGATAATATTTTAAATGGGATCAAAGGTCATGATCCGTTTTTGGTTATTTTGGATGAGATTGAAGATCCACATAATCTTGGTTCGATTTTAAGAACGGCTGATGCGACAGGAGTCGATGGAATAATCATTCCCAAAAGGCGAGCCGTTCAATTGACTCAGGTCGTTGCTAAAACTTCGACCGGAGCAATTGAACATGTTCCGGTCGCCCGAGTAGTTAATATAAATAATACGATCGATAAATTAAAAAAACAGAACTTTTGGATTTTCGGCACTGATGTGGAAGGAGAAGACTATACTAATTGGAATGCTAACGGACCGGTAGCAATCGTGATTGGCAACGAAGGCAAAGGTATTTCAATCCAAACTAAAAAAAAGGTTGATCAAATGTTAACAATTCCGATGTCCGGTCATGTCCAATCTTTGAATGCGAGTGTTGCAGCAGCTTTACTGATTTATCAGGGTTTCAATAGTCGCCGTTTAAAGAATAAATAA
- the secE gene encoding preprotein translocase subunit SecE, with translation MIRYIKGTIEEMKNVTWLNGNETSRDTNYVIITSIFFSGFLALVDLLVSIGIKFLMNK, from the coding sequence ATGATTCGTTATATAAAAGGCACAATTGAGGAAATGAAAAATGTTACCTGGCTGAATGGAAATGAGACCAGTCGGGATACTAACTATGTTATTATTACGTCTATTTTCTTCTCGGGTTTTTTGGCCCTAGTTGATTTATTAGTTAGTATCGGCATAAAGTTCTTGATGAATAAATAG
- a CDS encoding Mini-ribonuclease 3, whose amino-acid sequence MIQDVKTFNGLSLAFIGDAVDELKIRTYLLSTGLTKVNDLQRRSKEFVSAKAHAKLFFLMEGEDFLTESEIDIFKRGRNSHPHTKAKNTDIMTYQISTGVEALLGYLYLNKESTRLDEIIDWMIEKVESGQTRE is encoded by the coding sequence ATGATTCAAGATGTCAAGACCTTTAACGGACTTTCTTTGGCTTTCATTGGCGATGCGGTTGATGAATTGAAAATTCGAACTTATTTATTGTCGACCGGTTTGACAAAAGTTAATGATCTTCAACGCCGTTCAAAAGAATTTGTTTCGGCAAAAGCTCATGCGAAACTCTTTTTTTTGATGGAAGGAGAAGATTTTTTAACGGAGAGCGAAATCGATATTTTTAAGCGCGGTCGTAATTCTCATCCTCATACGAAAGCTAAAAATACCGATATTATGACTTACCAAATCTCAACCGGTGTGGAGGCTTTGTTGGGCTACCTTTATTTAAATAAGGAAAGTACTCGTTTGGATGAAATCATTGATTGGATGATTGAAAAAGTTGAAAGTGGGCAAACACGTGAGTGA